In one window of Ovis aries strain OAR_USU_Benz2616 breed Rambouillet chromosome 3, ARS-UI_Ramb_v3.0, whole genome shotgun sequence DNA:
- the ENTPD8 gene encoding ectonucleoside triphosphate diphosphohydrolase 8 isoform X2, whose product MVSQALACQAEGSGISSYASNPARVGESLQGCLEEALALIPKAKHHETPMFLGATAGMRLLSRKNRSQAEDVFAAVRQALGQSPVDFRGAELLTGQDEGAFGWITINYVLGLLVKYSFSGEWIRPLEETLVGALDMGGASTQITFVPGGPILDKTTQATFRLYGADHTVYTHSYLCFGRDQALSRLLAELLQASPGLLVRHPCYHSGYRGTLALAPLYESPCVPAAPPGLSQNLTVEGTGNPGACVEALRKLFNFSSCDGREDCAFAGVYQPPVQGQFYAFSSFYYTFHFLNLTSKPSLSEANATVWQFCRRPWKLVEESAPADQDPWLRDYCASGLYFLTLLVEGYGFSEETWGGIEFRQQAGGTDIGWTLGYMLNLTNLIPAEVPAQRRAQSFGVWTAGVVFLVLTLAATLGAVGVQLFWIQD is encoded by the exons ATGGTCAGCCAGGCCCTGGCCTGCCAGGCGGAAG GGTCTGGAATCTCTTCCTATGCCTCCAACCCTGCACGGGTTGGCGAGAGCCTGCAGGGCTGTCTGGAGGAGGCGCTAGCACTGATCCCAAAGGCCAAGCATCACGAGACACCCATGTTCCTGGGGGCCACTGCCGGCATGCGGCTGCTGAG CCGCAAGAATCGCTCGCAAGCGGAGGACGTCTTTGCTGCGGTCAGACAGGCCCTGGGCCAGTCACCGGTGGACTTCCGGGGCGCAGAGCTCCTGACGGGGCAGGATGAAGGCGCCTTTGGTTGGATCACCATCAACTACGTCCTGGGCCTGCTGGTGAAG TACTCCTTCTCTGGAGAATGGATCCGGCCCCTGGAGGAGACGCTGGTGGGCGCCCTGGACATGGGTGGGGCCTCCACCCAGATTACCTTTGTACCCGGAGGCCCCATCCTGGACAAGACCACCCAGGCCACCTTCCGCCTCTACGGTGCCGACCACACCGTCTACACCCACAGCTACCTCTGCTTCGGGCGCGACCAGGCGCTGAGCAGGCTGCTGGCAGAGCTGCTGCAG GCCAGCCCGGGCCTCCTGGTCCGTCACCCCTGCTACCACAGCGGCTACCGGGGCACGCTGGCCCTGGCGCCCCTGTACGAGTCGCCCTGTGTCCCGGCGGCGCCCCCGGGCCTCAGCCAGAACCTCACCGTGGAGGGCACGGGGAACCCCGGGGCCTGTGTCGAGGCCCTCCGGAAGCTCTTCAACTTTTCCAGCTGTGACGGCCGAGAAGACTGTGCCTTCGCCGGGGTCTACCAGCCCCCCGTGCAGGGCCAGTTCTAC gctttctccagcttcTACTACACCTTCCACTTCCTGAACCTCACCTCCAAGCCGTCGCTGAGCGAGGCCAACGCCACCGTCTGGCAGTTCTGCCGGCGGCCCTGGAAGCTG GTGGAGGAGAGCGCGCCCGCGGACCAGGACCCCTGGCTGCGGGACTACTGTGCTTCGGGCCTGTACTTCCTCACACTCCTGGTCGAGGGCTACGGGTTCAGTGAGGAGACCTGGGGAGGCATCGAGTTCCGCCAGCAG GCCGGCGGCACTGACATCGGCTGGACGCTGGGCTACATGCTGAACCTGACCAACCTGATCCCAGCTGAGGTGCCCGCCCAGCGGCGGGCGCAGAGCTTCGGCGTCTGGACGGCCGGGGTCGTCTTCCTGGTGCTGACACTCGCGGCCACACTGGGGGCCGTGGGGGTGCAGCTCTTCTGGATCCAGGACTAG
- the ENTPD8 gene encoding ectonucleoside triphosphate diphosphohydrolase 8 isoform X1 produces MGLTWKQRVFTALLGTAAVSGLTALLLILVGTINVLLPPDTKFGIVFDAGSSHTSLFVYQWPANKENDTGMVSQALACQAEGSGISSYASNPARVGESLQGCLEEALALIPKAKHHETPMFLGATAGMRLLSRKNRSQAEDVFAAVRQALGQSPVDFRGAELLTGQDEGAFGWITINYVLGLLVKYSFSGEWIRPLEETLVGALDMGGASTQITFVPGGPILDKTTQATFRLYGADHTVYTHSYLCFGRDQALSRLLAELLQASPGLLVRHPCYHSGYRGTLALAPLYESPCVPAAPPGLSQNLTVEGTGNPGACVEALRKLFNFSSCDGREDCAFAGVYQPPVQGQFYAFSSFYYTFHFLNLTSKPSLSEANATVWQFCRRPWKLVEESAPADQDPWLRDYCASGLYFLTLLVEGYGFSEETWGGIEFRQQAGGTDIGWTLGYMLNLTNLIPAEVPAQRRAQSFGVWTAGVVFLVLTLAATLGAVGVQLFWIQD; encoded by the exons ATGGGGCTGACCTGGAAGCAGCGGGTCTTCACGGCTCTGCTGGGCACCGCAGCGGTCTCAGGCCTCACCGCGCTGCTTCTCATCCTGGTGGGGACCATCAACGTCCTCCTGCCTCCAGACACCAAG TTTGGGATCGTGTTCGACGCTGGGTCCTCCCACACGTCCCTCTTTGTGTATCAGTGGCCGGCCAACAAGGAGAACGACACGGGCATGGTCAGCCAGGCCCTGGCCTGCCAGGCGGAAG GGTCTGGAATCTCTTCCTATGCCTCCAACCCTGCACGGGTTGGCGAGAGCCTGCAGGGCTGTCTGGAGGAGGCGCTAGCACTGATCCCAAAGGCCAAGCATCACGAGACACCCATGTTCCTGGGGGCCACTGCCGGCATGCGGCTGCTGAG CCGCAAGAATCGCTCGCAAGCGGAGGACGTCTTTGCTGCGGTCAGACAGGCCCTGGGCCAGTCACCGGTGGACTTCCGGGGCGCAGAGCTCCTGACGGGGCAGGATGAAGGCGCCTTTGGTTGGATCACCATCAACTACGTCCTGGGCCTGCTGGTGAAG TACTCCTTCTCTGGAGAATGGATCCGGCCCCTGGAGGAGACGCTGGTGGGCGCCCTGGACATGGGTGGGGCCTCCACCCAGATTACCTTTGTACCCGGAGGCCCCATCCTGGACAAGACCACCCAGGCCACCTTCCGCCTCTACGGTGCCGACCACACCGTCTACACCCACAGCTACCTCTGCTTCGGGCGCGACCAGGCGCTGAGCAGGCTGCTGGCAGAGCTGCTGCAG GCCAGCCCGGGCCTCCTGGTCCGTCACCCCTGCTACCACAGCGGCTACCGGGGCACGCTGGCCCTGGCGCCCCTGTACGAGTCGCCCTGTGTCCCGGCGGCGCCCCCGGGCCTCAGCCAGAACCTCACCGTGGAGGGCACGGGGAACCCCGGGGCCTGTGTCGAGGCCCTCCGGAAGCTCTTCAACTTTTCCAGCTGTGACGGCCGAGAAGACTGTGCCTTCGCCGGGGTCTACCAGCCCCCCGTGCAGGGCCAGTTCTAC gctttctccagcttcTACTACACCTTCCACTTCCTGAACCTCACCTCCAAGCCGTCGCTGAGCGAGGCCAACGCCACCGTCTGGCAGTTCTGCCGGCGGCCCTGGAAGCTG GTGGAGGAGAGCGCGCCCGCGGACCAGGACCCCTGGCTGCGGGACTACTGTGCTTCGGGCCTGTACTTCCTCACACTCCTGGTCGAGGGCTACGGGTTCAGTGAGGAGACCTGGGGAGGCATCGAGTTCCGCCAGCAG GCCGGCGGCACTGACATCGGCTGGACGCTGGGCTACATGCTGAACCTGACCAACCTGATCCCAGCTGAGGTGCCCGCCCAGCGGCGGGCGCAGAGCTTCGGCGTCTGGACGGCCGGGGTCGTCTTCCTGGTGCTGACACTCGCGGCCACACTGGGGGCCGTGGGGGTGCAGCTCTTCTGGATCCAGGACTAG